GAGGCGCCGGCGAACAGCGAGGAAAACATTTATGTGAATAAGGTGACGGTGAATGGCCAGCCTTATACCAGGCAATACTTTAATCACTTCGACCTGGAAAAGGGGACGGTGATCCACTTTGATATGCAGGGCCAGCCGAATAAGGCCAGGGGGCAAAATCCGGCGGATTATCCATACTCATTCAGCGCAGGGCATTAAAAAAGGGGCTGCGGCCCCTTTTTTTGGTCTTATATGACAACGAATGGACAAAAAAAATCCCCCAAATACTACTGTTTGGGGGATCAATGTTTTTCCTGATGGGATAACCTTAGCGATCGTAACGGCCGCCACCGCCACCGTAGCCACCACCGGAGTTACCACCCCTGCGATAGCCACCGCCACCACCATAACCACCTCCACCGGAGTTGCCCCGCTTGAAGGAGGAATTATTTTGAGGACGGGGGAAAGATTCTTTTACAACGATCTTACGACCCTGGAGTTCCGTATCGTTCAGCCCAGCAATAGCCTGTTGGCCCGCGTTTTCATCTTCCATTTCGACAAATCCAAAGCCCCTGCTACGGCCAGTTTCCCTGTCGGTAACAATTTTTACGGAAGTCACCGCGCCGTAGGGTTGAAAAACATTTTTCAGATCTTCCTCAGAGATGCCCCAGGAAAGATTCGCAACATAAAGGTTCATTTGACAAAAAATTTAAGTGAATCATTGTTAGCTGGATGAATAAATACAGCATAACAATCTAAAGTTAGGTGAAATCGGGGAAAAGGCTATATTTTTTTTACTCCCCAATTACCTCGAATTCCAGCTCCGTTTCCTTCCCGCCCCCAAAGTCAATTTTTGCCTTATATGTGCCGAGTTCCTTTACCTCGTCCAGGATATGGATCCTGCGACGGTCGATATCGTAGCCCTTCTCTTCCCGGATGGCACGGGCCAGCTGAACGGAAGTAACGGATCCAAAGATCTTGCCGGAAGTACCGGTCTTGGCGCCGATCTTGATCGGGGAAGCCTTGAGGACTTCGACGACCTTGTTGATCTCGGCCAGCATCTTTTCTTCGCGCTTTTTCTGCTGTTTTTGACGCTCTTCGAGCATTTTCAGGTTGCCGGGGTTGGCCTCGACAGCCAGCTTCTGGGGGATGAGGAAGTTACGGGCATATCCGTTCTTTACGGTAATGAGCTCGTTGACACCGCCCAGGTTGTTTACATCCTTTATTAAAATGACTTGCATGACGTTCTCCTTACTTTAAAAGATCAGTTACATAAGGTAACATGGCCATCTCGCGGGCTTTTTTCACAGCCTCGGCCACTTTGCGCTGGTACTTCAGGGAGTTACCGGTGATGCGGCGGGGCAGCATTTTACCTTGTTCATTGAGGAACTTTTTCAGGAACTCGACGTCCTTGTAGTCCACGTGCTTGATGCCATACCGTTTGAAACGGCAGTACTTCTTCTGGCGTTTTTCGGTCTTAATCGCCGTGAGGTACTTGATCTCGTTGCTCTTTGCCATAGTTAAGCCTCCACTTTGTCTTTAGGGGTGGAAAATGCGCCGTTCCTTCTTTTTTCATTGTGCTCGACGGCGTATTTATCGAGCTTAACGATGAGGTGACGCATGCTTTGTTCGTCACGCAGAAGCTGGATTTTCAGCTTCTCATTGAAGTCGGATGGCGCTTTGTATTCTGCGACCCAGTAAAGACCGGTGGTCTTCTTGCGGATCGGAAACGCCAGTGATCTCAGGCCCCAGGGATTTTCGTGCACCACTTCCCCGCCGTTTTCGGCAATAAAGGAGGTGTATTTTTTCTGGACGGTTTTGAACTCGTCTTCAGAAAGCACAGGGGTAAAGATCACCATCAATTCGTAATTCTGCATAATATCCCTGTATTTGGTTTAAAATAATTGGGGCAGCAAAGGTAGCGTTTTTCCCGTATATCCGCGCCAAATCAGGGCTTTTTAATGGCCGTGGTCAAATATGGCTCCATTGCCATACTGTCAGGGTGTCATGCTTGGCATTGGGTTTGTCCCGGGTTCCCCTAAACGAAAATACGACATGCAAAAAGGTACGATACGCGTCCAAACGGAAAACATCTTTCCCATCATCAAAAAGTTCCTGTATAGCGACCATGATATTTTCGTCCGGGAGCTGGTGAGCAATGCGGTGGACGCCACCCAGAAGCTGAAAACACTTTCCAGCCTGGGCGAGGCCAAGGGCGACCTGGGGGACCTGCGCATCGACGTGTCGATCGACAAGGAGAACAAGACCCTGACGATTTCGGACCGGGGGGTCGGGATGACGGAAGCGGAGGTGGACAAATACCTGAACCAGGTAGCCTTTAGCGGGGCGGAGGAGTTCCTCAATAAATACAAGGGACAAAACGAGGCCAATATCATCGGTCATTTTGGCCTGGGGTTTTATAGTTCATTTATGGTCAGTGACCGGGTGACGGTCGTGACCCAGAGCTACCAGGACGCCCCGGCGGTACGCTGGGAGTGCGACGGCAGCCCGGAATTTACTTTGGAACCGGCGGAAAGAGCGGCCGGCAGGGGCACGGACATTATCCTGCACCTGAACGAGGATAGCCAGGAGTTTTTGGAAGCGGACCGCATCCGGCACATCCTGGAACGGTTTTGCCGCTTTTTGCCGGTGCCTATTTGGTTTGAGGGCAAACAGATCAACAATACAAGCCCTGCCTGGACCAAAAAGCCGTCGGAGCTGACGCCCCAGGACTACAAGGATTTTTATAAAGAGCTGTACCCGGCGGGCGAACTGCCGCTTTTTTGGATCCACCTGAATGTGGACTATCCCTTCAACCTGACGGGGATCCTTTATTTCCCCAAGATCCAGCACAGCTACGAAATACAAAAGGACAAGATCCAGCTGTACTCGAACCAGGTGTTTGTGACCGACGAGGTGAAAGACATTGTTCCGGAATTCCTCATGCTGCTGCACGGGGTGATCGATTCCCCGGACATCCCCCTCAACGTCAGCCGGAGCTATCTCCAGGGGGACCCCAATGTACGCAAGATCAACAGCTATATCACGAAGAAGGTCGCGGACAAGCTGGGAGAACTGTTTCGCACGGACCAGAAGGAATACGAGGGGAAATGGGAGCAGATCGGGTTGTTTGTCAAGTATGGTATGATGACGGACGATAAGTTCATGGAAAAAGGAAACGAGTTCCTCATCATGGAAGACGCCCGCGGGGGTACGTTCTATACACTGGAAGAATATAAGCAGAAAACGGAGGCGCTCCAAAAGAACAAGGAGGGCAAGACCGTCATCCTCTATACGACCCAACCCGTGCAACAGGACGCCTATATACAAGCGGCCCAGGCCAAGGGTTTTGTGGTGGTTAAGGCGGAGACGCTGGTGGACGCCGCCTTTATCAACAATATGGAGATGCGGTGGGAGAATGTCCAGTTCACCCGCGTGGATGCGGACATCGTCGAAAACCTGATCGACCGCCAGGAAAAGGGCGATAGCATACTTTCTGGTGACCAGGAAACGTCCCTGAAAGAATGGTTTGCCAGCCAGGTGCCTGACC
This sequence is a window from Dinghuibacter silviterrae. Protein-coding genes within it:
- a CDS encoding RNA recognition motif domain-containing protein, whose translation is MNLYVANLSWGISEEDLKNVFQPYGAVTSVKIVTDRETGRSRGFGFVEMEDENAGQQAIAGLNDTELQGRKIVVKESFPRPQNNSSFKRGNSGGGGYGGGGGYRRGGNSGGGYGGGGGRYDR
- the rplI gene encoding 50S ribosomal protein L9, giving the protein MQVILIKDVNNLGGVNELITVKNGYARNFLIPQKLAVEANPGNLKMLEERQKQQKKREEKMLAEINKVVEVLKASPIKIGAKTGTSGKIFGSVTSVQLARAIREEKGYDIDRRRIHILDEVKELGTYKAKIDFGGGKETELEFEVIGE
- the rpsR gene encoding 30S ribosomal protein S18 codes for the protein MAKSNEIKYLTAIKTEKRQKKYCRFKRYGIKHVDYKDVEFLKKFLNEQGKMLPRRITGNSLKYQRKVAEAVKKAREMAMLPYVTDLLK
- the rpsF gene encoding 30S ribosomal protein S6, which translates into the protein MQNYELMVIFTPVLSEDEFKTVQKKYTSFIAENGGEVVHENPWGLRSLAFPIRKKTTGLYWVAEYKAPSDFNEKLKIQLLRDEQSMRHLIVKLDKYAVEHNEKRRNGAFSTPKDKVEA
- the htpG gene encoding molecular chaperone HtpG; protein product: MQKGTIRVQTENIFPIIKKFLYSDHDIFVRELVSNAVDATQKLKTLSSLGEAKGDLGDLRIDVSIDKENKTLTISDRGVGMTEAEVDKYLNQVAFSGAEEFLNKYKGQNEANIIGHFGLGFYSSFMVSDRVTVVTQSYQDAPAVRWECDGSPEFTLEPAERAAGRGTDIILHLNEDSQEFLEADRIRHILERFCRFLPVPIWFEGKQINNTSPAWTKKPSELTPQDYKDFYKELYPAGELPLFWIHLNVDYPFNLTGILYFPKIQHSYEIQKDKIQLYSNQVFVTDEVKDIVPEFLMLLHGVIDSPDIPLNVSRSYLQGDPNVRKINSYITKKVADKLGELFRTDQKEYEGKWEQIGLFVKYGMMTDDKFMEKGNEFLIMEDARGGTFYTLEEYKQKTEALQKNKEGKTVILYTTQPVQQDAYIQAAQAKGFVVVKAETLVDAAFINNMEMRWENVQFTRVDADIVENLIDRQEKGDSILSGDQETSLKEWFASQVPDQHITVEIHGLSPDSAPVVATRPEFMRRMKDMAAVGGGGMAGFYANMPDEVTLTVNGNHPVYQQLFADNDAEHRNKQVRNLADLALLSQGLLKGNELTAFIQRSVELMSGEKKSKIILEP